The Etheostoma cragini isolate CJK2018 chromosome 5, CSU_Ecrag_1.0, whole genome shotgun sequence genome contains a region encoding:
- the golga1 gene encoding golgin subfamily A member 1 isoform X2, whose translation MFAKLKKKIAEEAATAPRSGVRIPRTISKESITSVGADSGDDFASDGSSSRDDLPAQLLRRNDQIRKLEAKLSASIKKLQDQSESHQASRAKMAEGMSLELEKKDREWMEKMAEMEKEKAVLSARIEEMMEQSLALFQKRDDLDELEGFQQQELAKVKHMLLKKEEQLSQREQELQQKEAEVQSAKQGLSEAQRKLLALEQQHEESCRLNSEFEIEREELLLLREEADKKISELEGGCQELQSVIQRVSEDFQKSQSTVSTLERSLQELQTEHEALKLQQQKAAVTEEDKERLLVDLQKKVTSLERRLHGNLSQDEHLQELLQEKSSLEQSLEDTRAELLLVRTNHAETVSSLETQVSRMSCSITDLQTLLRHKDDSSRAYRERTDTQIANLEQKVQESRERLKSAEQQVTEKQQHMATQLGEWSAEKAFLEQQVCLLLQQSEEKTSRLEESLSSLQTERQMLHDRMADLDKQRDEANATLSLRTEELEQCRAELNSQQTVSTEIAKALEETRRQKEELQTQVGELTPCLQISQQELSAVTEKLALREEDIKTLQNEVQCRQASLVQLQQVVEQQRAQLEQMELDKDSQLISLREELLSQTQQLDGCQARISYLEVEVETLTEQLHSREVCEEDHNGSVTVDDLDHIQKVNRELEQQLTDKNRSIKQLQQRLAELKRTLQKELKLKPEPEAEGREKFPESRAEKQERFCPDPLPASMQSPPTSNTTVTNTSDLNDSREINFEYLKHVVLKFMSSREAEAFQLIRAVSVLLNFTREEEDMLKQTLEYKMSWFGSKPSPKGAIRPSISGNPTHWS comes from the exons ATGTTTGCCAAGTTGAAGAAGAAGATTGCAGAGGAAGCGGCCACAGCACCTCGGAGTGGGGTTCGTATACCACGCACCATCAGCAAGGAATCCATCACCTCAGTGGGGGCAGACTCCGGGGATGACTTT GCATCTGATGGCAGCAGCTCCAGGGACGACTTGCCCGCACAGCTTCTCAGGAGGAATGATCAGATCCGGAAGCTGGAAGCCAAGCTATCAG CATCCATAAAGAAACTTCAAGACCAGAGCGAGTCTCACCAGGCCAGCAGAGCCAAAATGGCAGAGGGGATGTCTTTAGAACTGGAAAAGAAGGATCGG GAATGGATGGAGAAGATGGCTGAAATGGAAAAG gaGAAAGCTGTCCTTTCAGCCCGGATAGAGGAGATGATGGAGCAAAGCTTAGCACTCTTCCAGAAAAGGGATGACCTTGATGAACTGGAGGGTTTTCAGCAGCAGGAGCTCGCTAAAGTTAAACACATG CTGCTGAAAAAGGAAGAGCAGCTGAGCCAGCGGGAGCAGGAGCTCCAGCAAAAGGAGGCTGAAGTTCAGTCAGCAAAGCAAGGGCTGTCTGAGGCTCAAAGGAAACTCCTGGCTCTGGAACAGCAGCATGAGGAGAGCTGCAGACTCAACTCGGAGTTCGAAATAGAGCG AGAGGAACTGCTGCTGCTCAGAGAGGAGGCGGACAAGAAGATCAGTGAGCTGGAGGGAGGATGCCAGGAGCTGCAGTCAGTCATCCAGCGGGTTTCTGAAGACTTCCAGAAG TCACAGAGTACGGTGTCAACTTTAGAAAGGTCCCTCCAAGAATTACAGACTGAGCATGAGGCCCTGAAGTTGCAACAACAAAAG GCTGCTGTAACGGAGGAGGACAAGGAGCGCTTGTTAGTGGACCTTCAGAAGAAAGTGACATCTCTGGAGAGACGGCTGCATGGGAACCTGAGCCAGGACGAGCATCTCCAGGAGCTTCTCCAGGAG AAGTCCAGCCTGGAGCAGAGTTTGGAAGACACCAGAGCAGAGCTGCTGCTCGTTCGTACCAACCACGCTGAAACTGTCAGCTCTCTGGAGACGCAG GTATCCAGAATGAGCTGCAGCATTACTGATCTGCAGACCCTTCTCCGACACAAAGACGACTCCTCCAGAGCTTACAGAGAGCGAACTGACACACAA ATAGCTAATTTGGAGCAGAAAGTCCAGGAGAGTAGAGAGAGACTGAAGAGTGCAGAGCAACAGGTCACAGAGAAACAGCAGCACATGGCGACACAG cTAGGAGAGTGGAGTGCAGAGAAGGCCTTTCTAGAGCAGCAGGTGTGTTTGTTACTGCAGCAGAGTGAGGAGAAGACCAGCCGCTTGGAGGAAAGCCTCAGCTCtttacagacagaaagacagatgttGCATGACAGAATG GCTGATCTGGACAAGCAGAGGGACGAAGCAAACGCCACTCTGAGCCTGCGGACGGAGGAGCTGGAACAGTGCAGG GCGGAGCTGAACAGTCAGCAGACAGTGAGCACAGAAATTGCCAAAGCTCTCGAAGAAACCAGACGACAGAAGGAGGAGCTGCAAACACAG GTTGGAGAGCTGACCCCATGTCTACAGATCTCTCAGCAGGAACTGTCCGCTGTCACTGAGAAGCTAGCACTGAGAGAGGAAGACATCAAAACTCTCCAAAATG aggtGCAGTGTCGGCAGGCATCACTGGTCCAGCTACAGCAGGTTGTGGAGCAGCAGCGAGCCCAGCTAGAGCAGATGGAGCTGGACAAAGACTCCCAGCTGATCAGCCTGAGGGAGGAGCTGCTCAGCCAGACACAGCAGCTAGACGGCTGCCAGGCGCGG ATCTCATACCTGGAGGTTGAGGTGGAAACCTTGACAGAACAGCTCCACAGCCGTGAAGTGTGTGAGGAGGATCATAACGGTAGTGTGACGGTGGATGATCTGGATCACATTCAGAAGGTCAACAGAGAGCTAGAGCAGCAGCTCACCGACAAGAACAGG agcatcaagcagctgcagcagagatTGGCAGAGCTCAAGAGGACGCTGCAGAAGGAACTG AAGTTAAAGCCTGAGCCAGAAgctgaagggagagagaaattTCCAGAGAGTCGAGCAGAAAAACAAGAGAGATTTTGTCCAGACCCGCTGCCAGCATCGATGCAGAGCCCCCCAACCTCCAACACCACGGTGACCAACACGTCAGACCTCAACGACTCACGAGAGATCAACTTTGAGTATCTCAAACATGTCGTACTCAAATTTATGTCATCCAGAGAGGCTGAG GCATTCCAGCTAATACGAGCTGTTTCTGTGCTGCTGAACTTCACTCGTGAGGAAGAGGATATGTTGAAACAAACTCTTGAGTACAAG ATGTCCTGGTTTGGATCCAAGCCTTCTCCAAAGGGTGCCATCCGGCCTTCAATCTCAGGCAATCCAACTCACTGGAGCTGA
- the rpl35 gene encoding 60S ribosomal protein L35 — protein MAKIKARDLRGKKKEELLKQLDDLKNELSQLRVAKVTGGAASKLSKIRVVRKSIARVLTVINQTQKENLRKFYKGKKYKPLDLRPKKTRALRRRLNKHEESLRTKKQQRKDLLYSIRKFAVKA, from the exons ATG GCCAAGATCAAGGCAAGAGATCTTCGGGGCAAGAAGAAGGAAGAGCTCCTTAAACAGCTGGACGACCTGAAAAATGAGCTGTCCCAGCTCCGTGTGGCCAAAGTCACCGGCGGCGCCGCGTCCAAACTCTCCAAGAT TCGTGTTGTCCGCAAATCGATCGCCAGAGTCCTGACTGTAATCAACCAGACACAGAAGGAGAACCTGAGGAAGTTCTACAAG GGTAAGAAGTACAAGCCCTTGGACCTGAGACCCAAGAAGACGAGAGCTCTGCGCCGCCGGCTCAACAAGCATGAGGAGAGCCTGCGCACCAAGAAACAGCAGAGGAAAGACCTCCTCTACTCCATCCGCAAATTTGCAGTCAAAGCTTAG
- the golga1 gene encoding golgin subfamily A member 1 isoform X3 — translation MFAKLKKKIAEEAATAPRSGVRIPRTISKESITSVGADSGDDFASDGSSSRDDLPAQLLRRNDQIRKLEAKLSDYAEQLRIMQKTKDKLEIALETHQDSSIKKLQDQSESHQASRAKMAEGMSLELEKKDREWMEKMAEMEKLLKKEEQLSQREQELQQKEAEVQSAKQGLSEAQRKLLALEQQHEESCRLNSEFEIEREELLLLREEADKKISELEGGCQELQSVIQRVSEDFQKSQSTVSTLERSLQELQTEHEALKLQQQKAAVTEEDKERLLVDLQKKVTSLERRLHGNLSQDEHLQELLQEKSSLEQSLEDTRAELLLVRTNHAETVSSLETQVSRMSCSITDLQTLLRHKDDSSRAYRERTDTQIANLEQKVQESRERLKSAEQQVTEKQQHMATQLGEWSAEKAFLEQQVCLLLQQSEEKTSRLEESLSSLQTERQMLHDRMADLDKQRDEANATLSLRTEELEQCRAELNSQQTVSTEIAKALEETRRQKEELQTQVGELTPCLQISQQELSAVTEKLALREEDIKTLQNEVQCRQASLVQLQQVVEQQRAQLEQMELDKDSQLISLREELLSQTQQLDGCQARISYLEVEVETLTEQLHSREVCEEDHNGSVTVDDLDHIQKVNRELEQQLTDKNRSIKQLQQRLAELKRTLQKELKLKPEPEAEGREKFPESRAEKQERFCPDPLPASMQSPPTSNTTVTNTSDLNDSREINFEYLKHVVLKFMSSREAEAFQLIRAVSVLLNFTREEEDMLKQTLEYKMSWFGSKPSPKGAIRPSISGNPTHWS, via the exons ATGTTTGCCAAGTTGAAGAAGAAGATTGCAGAGGAAGCGGCCACAGCACCTCGGAGTGGGGTTCGTATACCACGCACCATCAGCAAGGAATCCATCACCTCAGTGGGGGCAGACTCCGGGGATGACTTT GCATCTGATGGCAGCAGCTCCAGGGACGACTTGCCCGCACAGCTTCTCAGGAGGAATGATCAGATCCGGAAGCTGGAAGCCAAGCTATCAG ATTATGCTGAGCAGCTACGAATTATGCAGAAGACCAAGGACAAGCTTGAAATTGCATTAGAAACGCATCAGGATT CATCCATAAAGAAACTTCAAGACCAGAGCGAGTCTCACCAGGCCAGCAGAGCCAAAATGGCAGAGGGGATGTCTTTAGAACTGGAAAAGAAGGATCGG GAATGGATGGAGAAGATGGCTGAAATGGAAAAG CTGCTGAAAAAGGAAGAGCAGCTGAGCCAGCGGGAGCAGGAGCTCCAGCAAAAGGAGGCTGAAGTTCAGTCAGCAAAGCAAGGGCTGTCTGAGGCTCAAAGGAAACTCCTGGCTCTGGAACAGCAGCATGAGGAGAGCTGCAGACTCAACTCGGAGTTCGAAATAGAGCG AGAGGAACTGCTGCTGCTCAGAGAGGAGGCGGACAAGAAGATCAGTGAGCTGGAGGGAGGATGCCAGGAGCTGCAGTCAGTCATCCAGCGGGTTTCTGAAGACTTCCAGAAG TCACAGAGTACGGTGTCAACTTTAGAAAGGTCCCTCCAAGAATTACAGACTGAGCATGAGGCCCTGAAGTTGCAACAACAAAAG GCTGCTGTAACGGAGGAGGACAAGGAGCGCTTGTTAGTGGACCTTCAGAAGAAAGTGACATCTCTGGAGAGACGGCTGCATGGGAACCTGAGCCAGGACGAGCATCTCCAGGAGCTTCTCCAGGAG AAGTCCAGCCTGGAGCAGAGTTTGGAAGACACCAGAGCAGAGCTGCTGCTCGTTCGTACCAACCACGCTGAAACTGTCAGCTCTCTGGAGACGCAG GTATCCAGAATGAGCTGCAGCATTACTGATCTGCAGACCCTTCTCCGACACAAAGACGACTCCTCCAGAGCTTACAGAGAGCGAACTGACACACAA ATAGCTAATTTGGAGCAGAAAGTCCAGGAGAGTAGAGAGAGACTGAAGAGTGCAGAGCAACAGGTCACAGAGAAACAGCAGCACATGGCGACACAG cTAGGAGAGTGGAGTGCAGAGAAGGCCTTTCTAGAGCAGCAGGTGTGTTTGTTACTGCAGCAGAGTGAGGAGAAGACCAGCCGCTTGGAGGAAAGCCTCAGCTCtttacagacagaaagacagatgttGCATGACAGAATG GCTGATCTGGACAAGCAGAGGGACGAAGCAAACGCCACTCTGAGCCTGCGGACGGAGGAGCTGGAACAGTGCAGG GCGGAGCTGAACAGTCAGCAGACAGTGAGCACAGAAATTGCCAAAGCTCTCGAAGAAACCAGACGACAGAAGGAGGAGCTGCAAACACAG GTTGGAGAGCTGACCCCATGTCTACAGATCTCTCAGCAGGAACTGTCCGCTGTCACTGAGAAGCTAGCACTGAGAGAGGAAGACATCAAAACTCTCCAAAATG aggtGCAGTGTCGGCAGGCATCACTGGTCCAGCTACAGCAGGTTGTGGAGCAGCAGCGAGCCCAGCTAGAGCAGATGGAGCTGGACAAAGACTCCCAGCTGATCAGCCTGAGGGAGGAGCTGCTCAGCCAGACACAGCAGCTAGACGGCTGCCAGGCGCGG ATCTCATACCTGGAGGTTGAGGTGGAAACCTTGACAGAACAGCTCCACAGCCGTGAAGTGTGTGAGGAGGATCATAACGGTAGTGTGACGGTGGATGATCTGGATCACATTCAGAAGGTCAACAGAGAGCTAGAGCAGCAGCTCACCGACAAGAACAGG agcatcaagcagctgcagcagagatTGGCAGAGCTCAAGAGGACGCTGCAGAAGGAACTG AAGTTAAAGCCTGAGCCAGAAgctgaagggagagagaaattTCCAGAGAGTCGAGCAGAAAAACAAGAGAGATTTTGTCCAGACCCGCTGCCAGCATCGATGCAGAGCCCCCCAACCTCCAACACCACGGTGACCAACACGTCAGACCTCAACGACTCACGAGAGATCAACTTTGAGTATCTCAAACATGTCGTACTCAAATTTATGTCATCCAGAGAGGCTGAG GCATTCCAGCTAATACGAGCTGTTTCTGTGCTGCTGAACTTCACTCGTGAGGAAGAGGATATGTTGAAACAAACTCTTGAGTACAAG ATGTCCTGGTTTGGATCCAAGCCTTCTCCAAAGGGTGCCATCCGGCCTTCAATCTCAGGCAATCCAACTCACTGGAGCTGA
- the golga1 gene encoding golgin subfamily A member 1 isoform X4: MFAKLKKKIAEEAATAPRSGVRIPRTISKESITSVGADSGDDFASDGSSSRDDLPAQLLRRNDQIRKLEAKLSASIKKLQDQSESHQASRAKMAEGMSLELEKKDREWMEKMAEMEKLLKKEEQLSQREQELQQKEAEVQSAKQGLSEAQRKLLALEQQHEESCRLNSEFEIEREELLLLREEADKKISELEGGCQELQSVIQRVSEDFQKSQSTVSTLERSLQELQTEHEALKLQQQKAAVTEEDKERLLVDLQKKVTSLERRLHGNLSQDEHLQELLQEKSSLEQSLEDTRAELLLVRTNHAETVSSLETQVSRMSCSITDLQTLLRHKDDSSRAYRERTDTQIANLEQKVQESRERLKSAEQQVTEKQQHMATQLGEWSAEKAFLEQQVCLLLQQSEEKTSRLEESLSSLQTERQMLHDRMADLDKQRDEANATLSLRTEELEQCRAELNSQQTVSTEIAKALEETRRQKEELQTQVGELTPCLQISQQELSAVTEKLALREEDIKTLQNEVQCRQASLVQLQQVVEQQRAQLEQMELDKDSQLISLREELLSQTQQLDGCQARISYLEVEVETLTEQLHSREVCEEDHNGSVTVDDLDHIQKVNRELEQQLTDKNRSIKQLQQRLAELKRTLQKELKLKPEPEAEGREKFPESRAEKQERFCPDPLPASMQSPPTSNTTVTNTSDLNDSREINFEYLKHVVLKFMSSREAEAFQLIRAVSVLLNFTREEEDMLKQTLEYKMSWFGSKPSPKGAIRPSISGNPTHWS; this comes from the exons ATGTTTGCCAAGTTGAAGAAGAAGATTGCAGAGGAAGCGGCCACAGCACCTCGGAGTGGGGTTCGTATACCACGCACCATCAGCAAGGAATCCATCACCTCAGTGGGGGCAGACTCCGGGGATGACTTT GCATCTGATGGCAGCAGCTCCAGGGACGACTTGCCCGCACAGCTTCTCAGGAGGAATGATCAGATCCGGAAGCTGGAAGCCAAGCTATCAG CATCCATAAAGAAACTTCAAGACCAGAGCGAGTCTCACCAGGCCAGCAGAGCCAAAATGGCAGAGGGGATGTCTTTAGAACTGGAAAAGAAGGATCGG GAATGGATGGAGAAGATGGCTGAAATGGAAAAG CTGCTGAAAAAGGAAGAGCAGCTGAGCCAGCGGGAGCAGGAGCTCCAGCAAAAGGAGGCTGAAGTTCAGTCAGCAAAGCAAGGGCTGTCTGAGGCTCAAAGGAAACTCCTGGCTCTGGAACAGCAGCATGAGGAGAGCTGCAGACTCAACTCGGAGTTCGAAATAGAGCG AGAGGAACTGCTGCTGCTCAGAGAGGAGGCGGACAAGAAGATCAGTGAGCTGGAGGGAGGATGCCAGGAGCTGCAGTCAGTCATCCAGCGGGTTTCTGAAGACTTCCAGAAG TCACAGAGTACGGTGTCAACTTTAGAAAGGTCCCTCCAAGAATTACAGACTGAGCATGAGGCCCTGAAGTTGCAACAACAAAAG GCTGCTGTAACGGAGGAGGACAAGGAGCGCTTGTTAGTGGACCTTCAGAAGAAAGTGACATCTCTGGAGAGACGGCTGCATGGGAACCTGAGCCAGGACGAGCATCTCCAGGAGCTTCTCCAGGAG AAGTCCAGCCTGGAGCAGAGTTTGGAAGACACCAGAGCAGAGCTGCTGCTCGTTCGTACCAACCACGCTGAAACTGTCAGCTCTCTGGAGACGCAG GTATCCAGAATGAGCTGCAGCATTACTGATCTGCAGACCCTTCTCCGACACAAAGACGACTCCTCCAGAGCTTACAGAGAGCGAACTGACACACAA ATAGCTAATTTGGAGCAGAAAGTCCAGGAGAGTAGAGAGAGACTGAAGAGTGCAGAGCAACAGGTCACAGAGAAACAGCAGCACATGGCGACACAG cTAGGAGAGTGGAGTGCAGAGAAGGCCTTTCTAGAGCAGCAGGTGTGTTTGTTACTGCAGCAGAGTGAGGAGAAGACCAGCCGCTTGGAGGAAAGCCTCAGCTCtttacagacagaaagacagatgttGCATGACAGAATG GCTGATCTGGACAAGCAGAGGGACGAAGCAAACGCCACTCTGAGCCTGCGGACGGAGGAGCTGGAACAGTGCAGG GCGGAGCTGAACAGTCAGCAGACAGTGAGCACAGAAATTGCCAAAGCTCTCGAAGAAACCAGACGACAGAAGGAGGAGCTGCAAACACAG GTTGGAGAGCTGACCCCATGTCTACAGATCTCTCAGCAGGAACTGTCCGCTGTCACTGAGAAGCTAGCACTGAGAGAGGAAGACATCAAAACTCTCCAAAATG aggtGCAGTGTCGGCAGGCATCACTGGTCCAGCTACAGCAGGTTGTGGAGCAGCAGCGAGCCCAGCTAGAGCAGATGGAGCTGGACAAAGACTCCCAGCTGATCAGCCTGAGGGAGGAGCTGCTCAGCCAGACACAGCAGCTAGACGGCTGCCAGGCGCGG ATCTCATACCTGGAGGTTGAGGTGGAAACCTTGACAGAACAGCTCCACAGCCGTGAAGTGTGTGAGGAGGATCATAACGGTAGTGTGACGGTGGATGATCTGGATCACATTCAGAAGGTCAACAGAGAGCTAGAGCAGCAGCTCACCGACAAGAACAGG agcatcaagcagctgcagcagagatTGGCAGAGCTCAAGAGGACGCTGCAGAAGGAACTG AAGTTAAAGCCTGAGCCAGAAgctgaagggagagagaaattTCCAGAGAGTCGAGCAGAAAAACAAGAGAGATTTTGTCCAGACCCGCTGCCAGCATCGATGCAGAGCCCCCCAACCTCCAACACCACGGTGACCAACACGTCAGACCTCAACGACTCACGAGAGATCAACTTTGAGTATCTCAAACATGTCGTACTCAAATTTATGTCATCCAGAGAGGCTGAG GCATTCCAGCTAATACGAGCTGTTTCTGTGCTGCTGAACTTCACTCGTGAGGAAGAGGATATGTTGAAACAAACTCTTGAGTACAAG ATGTCCTGGTTTGGATCCAAGCCTTCTCCAAAGGGTGCCATCCGGCCTTCAATCTCAGGCAATCCAACTCACTGGAGCTGA
- the golga1 gene encoding golgin subfamily A member 1 isoform X1, translating to MFAKLKKKIAEEAATAPRSGVRIPRTISKESITSVGADSGDDFASDGSSSRDDLPAQLLRRNDQIRKLEAKLSDYAEQLRIMQKTKDKLEIALETHQDSSIKKLQDQSESHQASRAKMAEGMSLELEKKDREWMEKMAEMEKEKAVLSARIEEMMEQSLALFQKRDDLDELEGFQQQELAKVKHMLLKKEEQLSQREQELQQKEAEVQSAKQGLSEAQRKLLALEQQHEESCRLNSEFEIEREELLLLREEADKKISELEGGCQELQSVIQRVSEDFQKSQSTVSTLERSLQELQTEHEALKLQQQKAAVTEEDKERLLVDLQKKVTSLERRLHGNLSQDEHLQELLQEKSSLEQSLEDTRAELLLVRTNHAETVSSLETQVSRMSCSITDLQTLLRHKDDSSRAYRERTDTQIANLEQKVQESRERLKSAEQQVTEKQQHMATQLGEWSAEKAFLEQQVCLLLQQSEEKTSRLEESLSSLQTERQMLHDRMADLDKQRDEANATLSLRTEELEQCRAELNSQQTVSTEIAKALEETRRQKEELQTQVGELTPCLQISQQELSAVTEKLALREEDIKTLQNEVQCRQASLVQLQQVVEQQRAQLEQMELDKDSQLISLREELLSQTQQLDGCQARISYLEVEVETLTEQLHSREVCEEDHNGSVTVDDLDHIQKVNRELEQQLTDKNRSIKQLQQRLAELKRTLQKELKLKPEPEAEGREKFPESRAEKQERFCPDPLPASMQSPPTSNTTVTNTSDLNDSREINFEYLKHVVLKFMSSREAEAFQLIRAVSVLLNFTREEEDMLKQTLEYKMSWFGSKPSPKGAIRPSISGNPTHWS from the exons ATGTTTGCCAAGTTGAAGAAGAAGATTGCAGAGGAAGCGGCCACAGCACCTCGGAGTGGGGTTCGTATACCACGCACCATCAGCAAGGAATCCATCACCTCAGTGGGGGCAGACTCCGGGGATGACTTT GCATCTGATGGCAGCAGCTCCAGGGACGACTTGCCCGCACAGCTTCTCAGGAGGAATGATCAGATCCGGAAGCTGGAAGCCAAGCTATCAG ATTATGCTGAGCAGCTACGAATTATGCAGAAGACCAAGGACAAGCTTGAAATTGCATTAGAAACGCATCAGGATT CATCCATAAAGAAACTTCAAGACCAGAGCGAGTCTCACCAGGCCAGCAGAGCCAAAATGGCAGAGGGGATGTCTTTAGAACTGGAAAAGAAGGATCGG GAATGGATGGAGAAGATGGCTGAAATGGAAAAG gaGAAAGCTGTCCTTTCAGCCCGGATAGAGGAGATGATGGAGCAAAGCTTAGCACTCTTCCAGAAAAGGGATGACCTTGATGAACTGGAGGGTTTTCAGCAGCAGGAGCTCGCTAAAGTTAAACACATG CTGCTGAAAAAGGAAGAGCAGCTGAGCCAGCGGGAGCAGGAGCTCCAGCAAAAGGAGGCTGAAGTTCAGTCAGCAAAGCAAGGGCTGTCTGAGGCTCAAAGGAAACTCCTGGCTCTGGAACAGCAGCATGAGGAGAGCTGCAGACTCAACTCGGAGTTCGAAATAGAGCG AGAGGAACTGCTGCTGCTCAGAGAGGAGGCGGACAAGAAGATCAGTGAGCTGGAGGGAGGATGCCAGGAGCTGCAGTCAGTCATCCAGCGGGTTTCTGAAGACTTCCAGAAG TCACAGAGTACGGTGTCAACTTTAGAAAGGTCCCTCCAAGAATTACAGACTGAGCATGAGGCCCTGAAGTTGCAACAACAAAAG GCTGCTGTAACGGAGGAGGACAAGGAGCGCTTGTTAGTGGACCTTCAGAAGAAAGTGACATCTCTGGAGAGACGGCTGCATGGGAACCTGAGCCAGGACGAGCATCTCCAGGAGCTTCTCCAGGAG AAGTCCAGCCTGGAGCAGAGTTTGGAAGACACCAGAGCAGAGCTGCTGCTCGTTCGTACCAACCACGCTGAAACTGTCAGCTCTCTGGAGACGCAG GTATCCAGAATGAGCTGCAGCATTACTGATCTGCAGACCCTTCTCCGACACAAAGACGACTCCTCCAGAGCTTACAGAGAGCGAACTGACACACAA ATAGCTAATTTGGAGCAGAAAGTCCAGGAGAGTAGAGAGAGACTGAAGAGTGCAGAGCAACAGGTCACAGAGAAACAGCAGCACATGGCGACACAG cTAGGAGAGTGGAGTGCAGAGAAGGCCTTTCTAGAGCAGCAGGTGTGTTTGTTACTGCAGCAGAGTGAGGAGAAGACCAGCCGCTTGGAGGAAAGCCTCAGCTCtttacagacagaaagacagatgttGCATGACAGAATG GCTGATCTGGACAAGCAGAGGGACGAAGCAAACGCCACTCTGAGCCTGCGGACGGAGGAGCTGGAACAGTGCAGG GCGGAGCTGAACAGTCAGCAGACAGTGAGCACAGAAATTGCCAAAGCTCTCGAAGAAACCAGACGACAGAAGGAGGAGCTGCAAACACAG GTTGGAGAGCTGACCCCATGTCTACAGATCTCTCAGCAGGAACTGTCCGCTGTCACTGAGAAGCTAGCACTGAGAGAGGAAGACATCAAAACTCTCCAAAATG aggtGCAGTGTCGGCAGGCATCACTGGTCCAGCTACAGCAGGTTGTGGAGCAGCAGCGAGCCCAGCTAGAGCAGATGGAGCTGGACAAAGACTCCCAGCTGATCAGCCTGAGGGAGGAGCTGCTCAGCCAGACACAGCAGCTAGACGGCTGCCAGGCGCGG ATCTCATACCTGGAGGTTGAGGTGGAAACCTTGACAGAACAGCTCCACAGCCGTGAAGTGTGTGAGGAGGATCATAACGGTAGTGTGACGGTGGATGATCTGGATCACATTCAGAAGGTCAACAGAGAGCTAGAGCAGCAGCTCACCGACAAGAACAGG agcatcaagcagctgcagcagagatTGGCAGAGCTCAAGAGGACGCTGCAGAAGGAACTG AAGTTAAAGCCTGAGCCAGAAgctgaagggagagagaaattTCCAGAGAGTCGAGCAGAAAAACAAGAGAGATTTTGTCCAGACCCGCTGCCAGCATCGATGCAGAGCCCCCCAACCTCCAACACCACGGTGACCAACACGTCAGACCTCAACGACTCACGAGAGATCAACTTTGAGTATCTCAAACATGTCGTACTCAAATTTATGTCATCCAGAGAGGCTGAG GCATTCCAGCTAATACGAGCTGTTTCTGTGCTGCTGAACTTCACTCGTGAGGAAGAGGATATGTTGAAACAAACTCTTGAGTACAAG ATGTCCTGGTTTGGATCCAAGCCTTCTCCAAAGGGTGCCATCCGGCCTTCAATCTCAGGCAATCCAACTCACTGGAGCTGA